The Erigeron canadensis isolate Cc75 chromosome 1, C_canadensis_v1, whole genome shotgun sequence genome segment ACTCTGGAGGTGTGTGGAAAGTAAGGGTTGAGCTTCAAGAGGACTACCCCTATTCCTCTCCATCCATTGGGTTTGTAAACAAAATGTTCCATCCAAATGTTGACTTTCTGTAAGTGTTCTTCTTTTGTGAGTGGCATTATGAACATATTGATGTTAATCATGAAATTTAGTTGAAAATTCTAACATTTTTGTGCACATAATAACCTTTTTCAGGACTGGTGCAGTGTGCTTAAATGTGATCAATAAAGAGTGGAGTCCCATGTTTGGTATAGAAAATCACTCTCCTCATACTCCTTCATTCTCATGCTAAATacaatattttcatatttagaAAGTCTCTGAGAACAATTACTTATCTTTCATCATCAACCTTATGAAAACTAGTTGAGTTTAGAGGTGCATGCCCGCTAACCGTTCAAAAAGTGTGATTGCATATAACTAGCTACTTTTTTAATCGAACCATTTAAGCTGTTAACCAGTAACACTTTGACTCTTTGAGTgatgtttgacccatttgacctttCAGTCTTTTAAGGTAAACTATTTTGATTTTACTCACGGGACCTATTAGAGATTGAACATAACCAAGCTTGACTCGTTCACCAGTTAAATACAGAAGTATCTATTTGGTCGAACATGAAACCTTTAATGCCATTGATTCAACTCGTTTTCTATTATGCAAGTGCTTTTAGTTCtatccatttgacccgttataattcaaacataacccaaattgaCCCCTTTATAAGTTTGTTTACGAAAGTAAATTGTATGAATTTGCCACATTAAGTCCATTAAATTTAATAGTTTGGTGTTctaaaaaaatgtcaaaatgattttctaaaaaccatGTGTTGGATAAATTGTGGTTATCATGGGATGTAGTTGCATTTCTTTATGTATGTTCTAATAATCAACCATGTGGTATTTGAAAAGTGTGTGTAATTAAAGTTATTACTGTGACTTTCAAAAATGATAACTCTGAAACTTTTGTAATTAAAGCTATGCTGGTAATCTGGTATAGCCGTATAGGGTTAGGTCTTGGAGCACTATGATCACAATGCCTAATAGTTGTGTCTGCCTTATTACAGAGTTAAACCATGTGTTTGACATCTTCCTTCCGGTACTTTTGGATGACCCGAACGCTGAAGATCCAATGAATGAAGATGCTGCAGCCCTTTTTCTAAATGATCGGGTGGCTTATCAAGATAAAGTCAAAGGTACCTGATATATTAAACTCCTAGAATGTAATATTTGTTCTCGTTTGCTTTCTACTATATAAACTTAGGTTAATATGACTTATAGTTAAGTAAACTTTAAAGTCAAACctatgatatattgatatgtattGATGTATCAAATAAATTGTGCTGgagcatatatatatggtgtCATATGGTGTTGGGTTTAGTTATGCTTCTCTACATACTGTAGAACAGTTTAAACAAGTTCATATGCTTTAggttttaatgtttttgaaacTGATATATTCATGTGTTTTTTGCATGAAAAGAGTACTGCCAAAAATACGCCAAGCCAGAAGACATTGGTATGGTTCCAGAAGATAAATCGAGTGATGGGGAGCCAAGTGAAGATGAGGATGACTCGGGAGATGAGGCAACTCCAAGTGCAGGCCCTGTCAACCCATAGCCAGTAGTCCAATCATCTTATCTTTTATGTTCCGTACATTAGCTTTGAGTACATGTTTTACTAGGGAAGATATGAGACGAGAATACCTGGTTCTCAATTGGTTTATAGAGTAACCAGATGACTTACTTGAAGGAACAAACCTGAAGCAAAACTGATGATACACTAGGTACAATTCATCATTACTCCGTGGAATTAATGACTTTAATCTTTCCGTATTTGAAGTGATACATTATAGCTACAGCTGTCTAtgtttgtaagttgtaactcaTTGCAGGCTATCTGAATTTTGAATAGTCAGTCTCAGGTGTTCTATGTGAGTAACAGCTAGATGTTACTGCTTTGGTATTTTGGTTAAACATGCTAGTGATGCATATTATCAATAGCCATAGCATTATTGAATTGGCAATTTATACTGCGTAAGATACAAGATACATATTCTTAGTGGCTTGTCTAGTTCATATGCCCACCTAGCCGAATAATTCTGATTTACCTTACAACTCAATGCAGCAAGTTTAAAAGGTATTGAgggtaattttttatatatatatatttttcactcTGGCATGCATGATTTCATGTACTAAACTAGTCTGGTACAGTGTTActaataatcaaattttttaaatacTGTTATTTTCTGTAACAAACATTTGGGTTGCAAAGTTTGGGAAAAGTATTCTGATACACGgcattcaaaatattaaaatgaatTACTGATCAAGATTACAAAGGCCAGACCATGGAAAGAGAAAGTAAAGTGTACACTGTCAAAGGTTAAACTGACACTTCGGGTTATGGCTACGTTTTAGTAGCATAGATACTGAAACGCGACATAATGGACCTCCCAACACTCGCATCTATACgtacatatgcatatatatgctAATTAGGAAGAAAGTAGGAAAGCATCATTTTA includes the following:
- the LOC122585785 gene encoding ubiquitin-conjugating enzyme E2-23 kDa-like — encoded protein: MADPNSSNKRKQTDLMKLMMSDYHVQMNNDDMKEFFVRFHGPPNTPYSGGVWKVRVELQEDYPYSSPSIGFVNKMFHPNVDFLTGAVCLNVINKEWSPMFELNHVFDIFLPVLLDDPNAEDPMNEDAAALFLNDRVAYQDKVKEYCQKYAKPEDIGMVPEDKSSDGEPSEDEDDSGDEATPSAGPVNP